A portion of the Calliphora vicina chromosome 5, idCalVici1.1, whole genome shotgun sequence genome contains these proteins:
- the dpr12 gene encoding zwei Ig domain protein zig-8 isoform X1 — protein sequence MFPILMPMHMLEIRIILLCLPSILLATTLEPDQKSILTDSDWKKLWMRGGINPDSKLDSNNIDSSDSPMFEDSEMMAHNTTVQLGGTAFLVCKVSGVDRVGVNWNQISWIRRRDWHILSSGAQLYTNDERFAILHTPGSNMWTLQIKFVQRRDHGMYECQVSTPTGIISHFVNLQVVVPEAFILGSGELHVDMGSTINLVCIIEKSPTPPQYVYWQKNDRLINYYDSRRDISIETTPGPRTQSRLIIREPQISDSGNYTCSASNTEPASIYVFVSKGDNMAAISRRKTSSADRIAAIFMYVVAPCALVNTLVIRRIFLT from the exons ATCAAAAGTCAATACTTACCGATAGCGATTGGAAAAAACTATGGATGCGAGGAGGTATAAATCCCGATTCAAAATTGGATAGCAACAATATTGATTCCAGTGACAGTCCAATGTTCGAAGATAGTGAA ATGATGGCGCATAATACGACCGTCCAGTTGGGTGGCACAGCGTTCCTGGTGTGCAAAGTTTCCGGCGTGGATAGAGTGGGTGTAAATtgg AATCAAATATCTTGGATACGTCGCCGAGATTGGCACATACTGTCGTCAGGTGCTCAACTTTATACAAATGATGAACGTTTTGCCATATTGCATACACCTGGTTCAAATATGTGGACATTGCAGATAAAGTTTGTGCAACGACGAGATCACGGCATGTATGAGTGTCAG gtCTCTACACCCACAGGCATTATTTCACATTTCGTTAATCTTCAAGTGGTTGTACCAGAAGCATTTATATTAGGTTCTGGTGAATTGCATGTTGACATGGGTTCAACCATTAACCTAGTCTGCATCATTGAAAAG AGTCCTACGCCACCACAATATGTGTACTGGCAAAAGAATGATCGTTTAATCAATTACTACGATTCTAGACGAGACATTTCAATAGAAACAACGCCGGGTCCACGAACGCAAAGTCGTTTAATAATACGAGAACCACAAATTTCGGATTCAGGAAATTATACATGTTCAGCAAGTAACACAGAACCAGCGAGTATATACGTATTTGTATCGAAAg GTGATAATATGGCGGCAATATCAAGAAGAAAAACTTCATCCGCTGACCGTATTGCTgccatatttatgtatgttgtgGCACCCTGTGCATTAGTAAATACATTAGTAATACG GCGCATATTTCTAACTTAA